Proteins encoded in a region of the Roseateles sp. SL47 genome:
- the rpmC gene encoding 50S ribosomal protein L29 has product MKASELRAKDVAALEKEVTDLLKAHFGLRMQKATQQLSDTTVLGKTRRDIARAKTILAEKKGAAK; this is encoded by the coding sequence ATGAAAGCATCTGAACTGCGCGCCAAGGACGTGGCTGCCCTGGAAAAGGAAGTCACCGATCTGCTGAAGGCTCACTTCGGTCTGCGCATGCAAAAGGCGACGCAACAACTGTCCGACACCACGGTGCTGGGCAAGACGCGTCGTGACATCGCCCGCGCCAAGACCATCCTGGCCGAGAAGAAGGGAGCCGCGAAATGA
- the rplX gene encoding 50S ribosomal protein L24, with translation MNKIRKGDEVIVLTGRDKGKRGTVTLRVDADHVVVDGINIVKKHVKPNPLKGTTGGIVDKAMPIHQSNVAIFNAAAGKADRVGIKLGADGKRVRVFKSTGEEIKA, from the coding sequence ATGAACAAGATCCGCAAAGGCGACGAGGTCATCGTTCTGACCGGCCGCGACAAGGGTAAGCGCGGCACCGTGACGCTGCGCGTCGATGCCGACCACGTGGTGGTCGACGGCATCAACATCGTCAAGAAGCATGTCAAGCCCAACCCCCTGAAGGGCACGACTGGTGGCATCGTCGACAAGGCCATGCCCATCCACCAATCCAACGTGGCGATCTTCAACGCCGCAGCCGGCAAGGCCGATCGCGTGGGCATCAAGCTCGGCGCCGATGGCAAGCGGGTGCGCGTGTTCAAGTCGACCGGCGAAGAGATCAAGGCTTAA
- the rplF gene encoding 50S ribosomal protein L6 encodes MSRVGKMPVVVPQGVEVTIAADKISVKGPQGTLFVAVNPLVTVKLEGGKLTFVPTNDSAEADAMSGTMRALLANMVNGVSKGFEKKLNLVGVGFRAQAQGQKLNLQIGFSHPVVKDMPAGIKVECPTQTEILIKGADRQVVGQLAAEVRAIRPPEPYKGKGIRYADEKVSLKETKKK; translated from the coding sequence ATGTCCCGCGTTGGAAAAATGCCGGTCGTCGTCCCGCAAGGCGTGGAAGTGACGATCGCCGCTGACAAGATCAGCGTCAAGGGCCCGCAAGGTACCCTGTTCGTAGCCGTGAACCCTCTGGTCACGGTGAAGCTCGAAGGCGGCAAGCTGACCTTCGTTCCGACCAACGACTCGGCGGAAGCCGATGCGATGAGCGGCACGATGCGCGCCTTGCTGGCCAACATGGTCAACGGTGTCAGCAAGGGCTTCGAAAAGAAGCTGAACCTGGTTGGTGTGGGCTTCCGTGCCCAGGCCCAGGGCCAAAAGCTGAACCTGCAGATCGGCTTCTCGCACCCGGTTGTGAAGGACATGCCCGCCGGCATCAAGGTGGAATGCCCGACCCAGACCGAAATCTTGATCAAGGGCGCGGATCGCCAAGTGGTCGGCCAGCTGGCAGCTGAAGTGCGCGCCATCCGTCCGCCGGAGCCTTACAAGGGCAAGGGCATCCGTTACGCCGACGAAAAGGTCTCTCTCAAAGAGACCAAGAAGAAGTAA
- the rplN gene encoding 50S ribosomal protein L14, with amino-acid sequence MIQMQSRLDVADNTGAKSVMCIKVLGGSKRRYAHIGDIIKVSIKEAAPRGRVKKGEVYNAVVVRTAKGVRRQDGSLVKFDGNAAVLLNAKLEPIGTRIFGPVTRELRTERFMKIVSLAPEVL; translated from the coding sequence ATGATCCAAATGCAATCGCGACTCGACGTCGCGGACAACACTGGCGCCAAGTCCGTCATGTGCATCAAGGTGCTGGGTGGTTCCAAGCGCCGTTATGCCCATATTGGCGACATCATCAAGGTCAGCATCAAGGAAGCTGCTCCGCGCGGCCGCGTCAAAAAGGGCGAGGTCTATAACGCGGTGGTGGTTCGCACGGCCAAGGGCGTGCGCCGTCAAGACGGCTCCCTGGTCAAGTTCGACGGCAATGCCGCCGTGCTGCTGAACGCCAAGCTGGAGCCCATCGGCACCCGTATCTTCGGCCCGGTCACGCGTGAACTGCGTACCGAGCGTTTCATGAAGATCGTGTCGCTGGCGCCTGAGGTGCTCTAA
- the rpsH gene encoding 30S ribosomal protein S8 produces the protein MSMSDPIADMLTRIRNAQSVEKASVVMPSSKLKVAIAKVLKDEGYIDDFAVRGDAARPELEIALKYYAGRPVIERIERVSRPGLRIYKGRHDIPQVMNGLGVAIVTTPKGVMTDRKARQAGVGGEVLCYVA, from the coding sequence ATGAGCATGAGTGATCCTATCGCCGATATGCTGACCCGCATTCGCAACGCCCAAAGCGTTGAGAAGGCCAGCGTCGTGATGCCTTCGTCCAAGCTGAAGGTCGCGATCGCCAAGGTCCTGAAGGATGAAGGCTATATCGACGATTTCGCGGTGCGTGGCGATGCCGCCCGCCCCGAGCTCGAAATTGCGCTGAAGTATTACGCCGGTCGCCCGGTGATCGAGCGCATCGAGCGCGTGAGCCGTCCTGGCCTGCGCATCTACAAGGGCCGTCACGATATTCCCCAGGTCATGAATGGCCTGGGCGTGGCGATCGTCACCACTCCCAAGGGTGTGATGACTGACCGCAAGGCACGTCAAGCCGGTGTCGGCGGCGAAGTGCTTTGCTACGTCGCCTAA
- the rpsC gene encoding 30S ribosomal protein S3 codes for MGQKIHPTGFRLPVTRNWASRWYANNQNFASMLAEDLQVREFLKAKLKNAAVSRILIERPAKNARITIYSARPGVVIGKKGEDIENLKAELTKRLGVPVAVNIEEVRKPEIDAQLIADSITQQLEKRIMFRRAMKRAMQNAMRLGAQGIKIMSAGRLNGIEIARTEWYREGRVPLHTLKADIDYGFSEAKTTYGVIGVKVWVYRGDRLANGEAPVINTPAGAEDDRRPRRNARPGAPGGRGRGDKPAEGGDAKPAAKRVVRKPAAGEAKGE; via the coding sequence ATGGGACAGAAAATTCATCCGACTGGCTTCCGCCTGCCCGTCACCCGTAACTGGGCGTCGCGCTGGTACGCGAACAACCAGAACTTCGCCAGCATGCTGGCTGAAGATCTGCAAGTGCGCGAGTTCCTGAAGGCCAAGCTGAAGAACGCCGCCGTTTCGCGCATCCTGATCGAGCGTCCGGCCAAGAACGCTCGCATCACCATCTACTCGGCACGTCCGGGCGTGGTGATCGGCAAGAAGGGCGAGGACATCGAGAACCTGAAGGCCGAGCTGACCAAGCGTCTGGGCGTGCCCGTCGCTGTGAACATCGAAGAAGTGCGCAAGCCTGAAATCGATGCTCAGCTGATCGCCGACTCGATCACCCAGCAGCTCGAAAAGCGCATCATGTTCCGTCGCGCCATGAAGCGTGCGATGCAGAACGCGATGCGTCTGGGCGCCCAGGGCATCAAGATCATGTCCGCCGGCCGTCTGAACGGTATCGAAATCGCTCGTACCGAGTGGTACCGTGAAGGCCGTGTGCCTCTGCACACCCTGAAGGCAGACATCGACTACGGCTTCTCCGAAGCCAAGACCACCTACGGCGTCATCGGCGTGAAGGTGTGGGTGTACCGCGGTGACCGCCTGGCCAATGGCGAGGCCCCCGTGATCAACACCCCCGCTGGTGCTGAAGACGACCGTCGTCCGCGTCGCAACGCTCGTCCGGGTGCCCCGGGTGGCCGTGGCCGTGGCGACAAGCCCGCCGAAGGTGGCGATGCCAAGCCGGCAGCCAAGCGTGTGGTGCGCAAGCCCGCCGCTGGTGAGGCCAAAGGAGAATAA
- the rplE gene encoding 50S ribosomal protein L5 — MARLQAFYREKVVPSLTEKFGYKSVMEVPRITKITLNMGVSEAVADKKVMDHAVGDLTKIAGQKPVVTKSKKAIAGFKIRDGVPIGCMVTLRGAQMYEFLDRFVTVALPRVRDFRGISGRSFDGRGNYNIGVKEQIIFPEIEYDKVDALRGLNISITTTAKTDDEAKALLAAFKFPFKN; from the coding sequence ATGGCTCGTTTGCAAGCGTTTTATCGCGAAAAGGTCGTGCCCAGCCTGACCGAGAAGTTCGGGTACAAGTCCGTGATGGAAGTGCCGCGCATCACCAAGATCACCCTGAACATGGGCGTGAGCGAGGCTGTTGCCGACAAGAAGGTCATGGATCACGCCGTTGGCGACCTGACCAAGATCGCCGGACAGAAGCCCGTGGTCACCAAGTCGAAGAAGGCCATCGCTGGCTTCAAGATCCGTGACGGCGTGCCCATCGGCTGCATGGTCACCCTGCGTGGTGCCCAGATGTACGAATTCCTGGACCGTTTCGTGACCGTGGCTCTGCCGCGCGTTCGCGACTTCCGTGGTATCTCCGGTCGCTCGTTCGATGGCCGTGGCAACTACAACATCGGCGTCAAAGAACAGATCATCTTCCCCGAAATCGAATACGACAAGGTGGATGCTCTGCGTGGTCTGAACATCAGCATCACGACGACCGCCAAGACGGACGACGAAGCCAAGGCTCTGCTGGCTGCGTTCAAGTTCCCGTTCAAGAACTGA
- the rplP gene encoding 50S ribosomal protein L16, whose protein sequence is MLQPARRKYRKEQKGRNTGVATRGATVAFGDFGLKATERGRITARQIEAARRAISRHIKRGGRIFIRIFPDKPISQKPAEVRMGNGKGNPEYYVAEIQPGKVLYEINGVPEALAREAFTLASAKLPLRCTFVTRQLGA, encoded by the coding sequence ATGCTGCAACCTGCTCGTCGCAAATACCGCAAGGAGCAAAAGGGTCGTAACACTGGCGTGGCGACCCGCGGCGCAACCGTTGCTTTTGGCGACTTCGGCCTGAAGGCGACCGAACGCGGTCGCATCACGGCTCGCCAGATTGAAGCGGCTCGTCGTGCCATCTCGCGCCACATCAAGCGCGGTGGCCGCATCTTTATCCGCATCTTCCCGGACAAGCCGATCTCGCAGAAGCCCGCCGAAGTCCGTATGGGTAACGGTAAGGGCAACCCGGAGTACTACGTGGCTGAAATCCAGCCCGGCAAGGTGCTCTACGAGATCAACGGCGTGCCTGAAGCTCTGGCTCGCGAAGCATTCACGCTGGCCTCTGCAAAGCTGCCGCTGCGTTGCACCTTCGTGACCCGCCAGCTCGGCGCCTGA
- the rplR gene encoding 50S ribosomal protein L18, with the protein MLNKKEQRLRRSRQTRARIALQRVARLTVFRSNLHIYASVISEDGQRVLASASTAEKDVRAQLAGKGGNVAAATLIGKRIAEKAKAAGVEKVAFDRAGFAYHGRVKALAEAAREAGLQF; encoded by the coding sequence ATGCTGAACAAGAAGGAACAACGCCTGCGTCGTTCGCGTCAAACGCGTGCTCGCATTGCGCTGCAGCGCGTGGCCCGTCTGACGGTCTTCCGCTCGAACCTGCACATCTACGCTTCGGTCATCTCCGAAGACGGTCAGCGCGTGCTGGCCAGCGCCTCGACCGCCGAGAAGGACGTTCGCGCCCAACTCGCCGGCAAGGGTGGCAATGTGGCCGCCGCGACGCTGATTGGCAAGCGGATCGCCGAAAAGGCGAAGGCTGCTGGCGTCGAGAAGGTTGCGTTCGATCGCGCTGGTTTCGCCTACCACGGCCGAGTCAAGGCCCTGGCAGAAGCCGCTCGCGAGGCTGGCCTGCAGTTCTGA
- the rpsS gene encoding 30S ribosomal protein S19, with the protein MARSLKKGPFVDHHLMAKVDKAVAIKDKKPIKTWSRRSTILPEFIGLTIAVHNGKQHVPVYVSDQMVGHKLGEFALTRTFKGHPADKKAGKK; encoded by the coding sequence ATGGCTCGTTCCCTCAAAAAGGGTCCCTTCGTGGACCATCACTTGATGGCCAAGGTCGACAAGGCTGTTGCCATCAAGGACAAGAAGCCCATCAAGACCTGGTCGCGCCGCTCGACGATCCTGCCCGAGTTCATCGGTCTGACGATCGCCGTGCACAACGGCAAGCAGCACGTCCCCGTCTATGTGTCGGACCAGATGGTCGGTCACAAGCTGGGTGAATTCGCACTGACCCGCACCTTCAAGGGCCACCCGGCCGACAAGAAGGCCGGGAAGAAGTAA
- the rplO gene encoding 50S ribosomal protein L15 yields MQLNTIKPAAGAKHAKRRVGRGIGSGLGKTAGRGHKGQKSRAGGFHKVGFEGGQMPLQRRLPKRGFKSLARPYNAEVTLSELQALTSEEIDLLTLKAVGLVSELAKTVKVIKSGEISRKVSLKGIGATAGAKAAIEAAGGTVA; encoded by the coding sequence ATGCAACTCAATACCATCAAGCCTGCCGCCGGCGCCAAGCACGCCAAGCGTCGCGTGGGCCGTGGCATCGGCTCCGGTCTGGGCAAGACCGCTGGCCGTGGTCACAAGGGTCAGAAGTCGCGTGCTGGTGGCTTCCACAAGGTCGGCTTCGAAGGCGGTCAAATGCCGCTGCAACGTCGCCTGCCCAAGCGTGGTTTCAAGTCCCTGGCTCGTCCCTACAACGCTGAAGTGACGCTGTCGGAACTGCAGGCGCTGACCTCCGAAGAGATCGACCTCCTGACGCTGAAGGCCGTGGGCCTGGTGTCGGAACTGGCCAAGACGGTCAAGGTCATCAAGTCGGGCGAGATCAGCCGCAAGGTGTCCCTCAAGGGCATCGGCGCGACTGCAGGTGCCAAGGCGGCCATTGAGGCTGCCGGCGGTACCGTCGCTTGA
- a CDS encoding peroxiredoxin: MLKVGDHLPAGSLQEFIEVEGEGCSLGPNSFDIQKLSSGKTIAIFALPGAFTPTCSAQHVPGYVAAAGDFKAAGVDEIWCVSVNDAFVMGAWGRDQKTAGKVRMMADGSATFTQATGLTLDLAARGMGLRSQRYSMLVKDGVVKTLNIEAPGKFEVSDAATLLAQAKAL; the protein is encoded by the coding sequence ATGTTGAAAGTTGGCGACCATCTGCCCGCAGGCAGCCTGCAGGAATTCATCGAAGTCGAGGGCGAGGGCTGCTCCCTGGGTCCCAACAGCTTCGATATCCAGAAGCTGAGCTCCGGCAAGACCATTGCCATCTTCGCCCTGCCGGGCGCCTTCACCCCGACATGCTCGGCGCAGCATGTGCCGGGTTACGTCGCTGCGGCGGGCGATTTCAAGGCTGCCGGCGTGGATGAGATCTGGTGCGTGTCGGTCAACGACGCCTTTGTCATGGGCGCCTGGGGCCGTGACCAGAAGACTGCGGGCAAGGTTCGCATGATGGCCGATGGCAGTGCCACCTTTACCCAGGCCACCGGGCTGACGCTGGACCTGGCCGCGCGCGGCATGGGCCTGCGTTCGCAGCGCTACTCCATGCTGGTCAAGGACGGCGTGGTGAAGACCTTGAACATCGAGGCGCCGGGCAAGTTCGAAGTGAGTGATGCGGCCACGCTGTTGGCGCAGGCCAAGGCGCTGTAA
- the rpsE gene encoding 30S ribosomal protein S5: MAKFQPRAQTEGNDDGLKEKMIAVNRVTKVVKGGRTLSFAALTVVGDGDGRIGMGKGKAKEVPVAVQKAMESARRNMIKVQLRNGTIQHNVVGEHGAAHVIMAPAPAGTGVIAGGPMRAVFEVMGVTDIVTKSHGSTNPYNMVRATLDALKRCSTPAEVAAKRGKTVEEIFN; encoded by the coding sequence ATGGCAAAGTTTCAACCCCGCGCTCAGACCGAAGGCAATGACGACGGCCTGAAGGAAAAGATGATTGCGGTGAACCGCGTCACCAAGGTGGTGAAGGGCGGCCGCACGCTGTCCTTCGCAGCACTGACGGTGGTCGGCGACGGCGACGGTCGTATCGGTATGGGCAAGGGCAAGGCCAAGGAAGTGCCCGTGGCCGTGCAAAAGGCGATGGAGTCTGCTCGTCGCAACATGATCAAGGTGCAACTGCGCAACGGCACCATCCAGCACAACGTGGTGGGTGAGCACGGTGCAGCACACGTGATCATGGCTCCGGCTCCTGCTGGTACCGGCGTGATCGCCGGCGGCCCGATGCGCGCTGTGTTCGAAGTGATGGGCGTGACCGACATCGTGACCAAGAGCCACGGTTCGACCAACCCGTACAACATGGTTCGTGCCACGCTGGACGCGCTCAAGCGCTGCTCCACGCCCGCCGAAGTGGCGGCCAAGCGCGGCAAGACAGTTGAAGAAATCTTCAACTGA
- the rplW gene encoding 50S ribosomal protein L23: MSAPKFAEGRLAKVLLAPIVSEKATAAGEKHNQVLFKVLRDATKPEIKAAVELMFKVEVEAVNVVNQKGKTKRFGGRLGRRDHVKKAYVSLKAGQELNFSGEAA; this comes from the coding sequence ATGAGCGCGCCCAAGTTTGCTGAAGGCCGTCTGGCCAAGGTGCTGCTGGCCCCGATCGTGTCCGAAAAGGCCACGGCTGCCGGCGAAAAGCACAACCAAGTCCTGTTCAAGGTCCTGCGCGACGCGACCAAGCCTGAAATCAAGGCTGCTGTTGAACTGATGTTCAAGGTCGAAGTCGAAGCCGTGAACGTCGTGAACCAGAAGGGCAAGACCAAGCGCTTTGGTGGCCGTCTGGGTCGTCGCGACCACGTCAAGAAGGCGTATGTGTCGCTGAAGGCGGGCCAAGAGCTCAACTTCTCCGGGGAGGCTGCGTAA
- the rplB gene encoding 50S ribosomal protein L2: MAVVKVKPTSPGRRGVVKVVHKHLHKGAPEASLLEPQKQNSGRNNNGHITMRHKGGGHKHHYRVVDFRRNKDGIPAKVERIEYDPNRTAHIALVCYADGERRYIIAPRNLEVGTSILSGAEAPIKVGNTLPIRNIPVGSTIHCVEMLPGKGAQIARSAGASVVLMARDGAYAQIRLRSGEVRRVHIDCRATIGEVSNEEHSLRQYGKAGAIRWKGIRPTVRGTAMNPVDHPHGGGEGRTGEGQAPVSPWNTLTKGYRTRNNKRTQTFIVSRRKK; this comes from the coding sequence ATGGCCGTCGTTAAAGTCAAGCCGACTTCGCCTGGCCGTCGTGGCGTGGTGAAGGTGGTGCACAAGCACCTGCACAAGGGCGCTCCCGAAGCATCGCTGCTCGAGCCCCAGAAGCAGAACTCTGGCCGTAACAACAACGGTCACATCACGATGCGCCACAAGGGCGGTGGTCACAAGCACCACTACCGTGTGGTGGACTTCCGTCGCAACAAGGACGGCATCCCGGCCAAGGTCGAGCGTATCGAGTACGACCCCAACCGTACGGCTCACATCGCTCTGGTGTGCTATGCCGACGGCGAACGTCGCTACATCATCGCCCCGCGCAACCTGGAAGTCGGCACGTCCATCCTGAGCGGCGCTGAAGCCCCGATCAAGGTTGGCAACACGCTGCCCATCCGCAACATCCCCGTGGGTTCGACGATCCACTGCGTGGAAATGCTGCCGGGCAAGGGTGCTCAGATCGCTCGCTCCGCCGGTGCCTCCGTGGTGCTGATGGCGCGTGACGGTGCTTATGCCCAGATCCGCCTGCGTTCCGGTGAAGTCCGCCGTGTTCACATCGACTGCCGCGCCACCATCGGTGAAGTGAGCAACGAAGAGCACAGCCTGCGTCAGTACGGCAAGGCCGGCGCCATCCGCTGGAAGGGTATCCGCCCGACCGTGCGTGGTACCGCCATGAACCCGGTTGACCACCCGCACGGTGGTGGTGAGGGTCGTACGGGTGAAGGCCAGGCGCCTGTGTCGCCGTGGAACACCCTGACGAAGGGCTACCGCACTCGTAACAACAAGCGCACGCAGACTTTCATCGTCTCGCGTCGCAAGAAGTAA
- the infA gene encoding translation initiation factor IF-1 gives MAKDDVIQMQGEILENLPNATFRVKLENGHVVLGHISGKMRMHYIRILPGDKVTVELTPYDLSRARIVFRAK, from the coding sequence ATGGCGAAAGACGACGTCATTCAAATGCAGGGTGAGATTCTTGAAAACCTCCCCAATGCAACCTTTCGCGTCAAGTTGGAGAACGGTCATGTCGTTCTCGGTCACATCTCCGGAAAGATGCGCATGCACTACATCCGCATCCTTCCTGGTGACAAGGTGACCGTGGAATTGACACCGTACGATTTGAGTCGTGCTCGCATCGTGTTCCGGGCGAAGTGA
- the rpsN gene encoding 30S ribosomal protein S14, which translates to MAKLSIKQRELKRAQLVAKYAKKYEELKAIINDSKKSDEERYLARLELQKLPRNANPTRQRNRCELTGRPRGTFRKFGLARNKIRELAFKGDIPGVVKASW; encoded by the coding sequence GTGGCAAAACTCTCGATCAAGCAACGTGAGCTGAAGCGCGCCCAACTGGTCGCCAAGTACGCCAAGAAGTACGAGGAACTGAAGGCCATCATCAACGACAGCAAGAAGTCGGATGAAGAGCGCTACCTCGCCCGCCTGGAGCTCCAGAAGCTGCCTCGCAACGCCAACCCCACCCGCCAGCGTAACCGCTGCGAACTGACTGGTCGCCCCCGTGGCACCTTCCGCAAGTTCGGGCTGGCTCGTAACAAGATTCGTGAGCTGGCCTTCAAGGGCGACATCCCCGGTGTCGTCAAGGCCAGCTGGTAA
- the rpsQ gene encoding 30S ribosomal protein S17: MTQAQEKNTRTLVGRVVSDKRAKTVTVLVERRAKHELYGKIVARSRKYHAHDENGEYKMGDVVEIAEGRPLSKTKSWVVTRLVQKAQLV; the protein is encoded by the coding sequence ATGACGCAAGCTCAAGAAAAGAACACTCGCACCCTGGTCGGTCGCGTTGTCAGCGACAAGCGCGCCAAGACCGTGACCGTGCTGGTGGAGCGTCGTGCCAAGCACGAGCTGTACGGCAAGATCGTGGCCCGTTCCCGCAAGTACCACGCCCATGACGAAAATGGCGAGTACAAGATGGGTGACGTGGTCGAGATCGCCGAAGGTCGTCCGCTGTCCAAGACCAAGAGCTGGGTGGTGACCCGCCTGGTCCAAAAGGCTCAGCTGGTCTAA
- the rplV gene encoding 50S ribosomal protein L22, translating to METKAIVRGVRLSFDKGRLAADLIRGKKVDQALNILEFTQKKAALIIKKALESAIANAEHNDGADIDELKVTSIYVEQGTTLKRFSARAKGRGNRISKPTCHIYVTVGN from the coding sequence ATGGAAACCAAAGCAATCGTTCGTGGCGTCCGCCTGTCGTTTGATAAGGGCCGCCTGGCGGCGGACCTGATCCGCGGCAAGAAGGTGGATCAAGCGCTGAACATCCTGGAATTCACCCAGAAGAAGGCCGCTCTGATCATCAAGAAGGCGCTGGAATCGGCGATCGCCAATGCCGAGCACAACGACGGTGCCGACATTGACGAGCTGAAGGTCACTTCGATCTATGTGGAACAGGGCACTACGCTGAAGCGCTTCTCGGCTCGCGCCAAGGGCCGCGGCAACCGCATCAGCAAGCCGACCTGCCACATCTACGTGACCGTCGGCAACTGA
- the secY gene encoding preprotein translocase subunit SecY, translating to MASNASQLAKSGKFGDLRRRLVFLLLALVVYRIGAHIPVPGIDPTQLQQLFKGQQGGILSLFNMFSGGALSRFTVFALGIMPYISASIVMQLMTYVVPSLEALKKEGEAGRRKITQYTRYGTLGLAIFQSLSIAFALESSQGLVLSPGFGFRLTTVTSLVAGTMFLMWLGEQITERGLGNGISILIFGGIAAGLPGAVGGLLELVRTGSMSIFSCLIVIAIIAAVTFLVVFVERGQRKILVNYAKRQVGNKVYGGTSSHLPLKLNMSGVIPPIFASSIILLPTTLVSWFATGDSMRWLKDISDELRPGRPIYVMLYSAAIVFFCFFYTALVFNSRETADNLKKSGAFIPGIRPGDQTARHIDKILSRLTLAGAVYITGVCLLPEFLTLKYNVPFYFGGTSLLIIVVVTMDFWAQVQSYVMSQQYESLLKKASFKAN from the coding sequence GTGGCAAGCAACGCATCCCAGTTGGCCAAGAGCGGCAAGTTCGGTGACCTGCGTCGCCGGCTCGTGTTCCTGTTGCTGGCGTTGGTCGTCTACCGCATCGGGGCGCATATCCCGGTGCCCGGTATCGACCCCACCCAGCTGCAGCAGCTGTTCAAGGGTCAGCAGGGCGGGATCCTGAGCCTGTTCAACATGTTCTCGGGCGGTGCGCTGTCGCGCTTTACCGTCTTCGCGCTGGGCATCATGCCCTACATCTCAGCCTCCATCGTCATGCAGTTGATGACGTATGTGGTGCCGAGCCTGGAAGCGCTGAAGAAGGAAGGTGAGGCTGGCCGCCGCAAGATCACGCAGTACACCCGCTACGGGACGCTCGGCCTGGCGATCTTCCAGAGCCTGAGCATCGCGTTCGCTCTGGAGAGCTCCCAGGGTCTGGTGTTGAGCCCGGGCTTCGGCTTCCGTCTCACCACCGTGACCAGCCTGGTGGCCGGCACGATGTTCCTGATGTGGCTGGGTGAGCAGATCACCGAGCGCGGTCTGGGCAACGGCATCTCCATCCTGATCTTCGGCGGTATCGCTGCAGGTCTGCCAGGAGCGGTCGGGGGTCTGCTGGAGCTGGTGCGTACCGGTTCGATGAGCATCTTCTCGTGCCTCATCGTGATCGCCATCATCGCCGCAGTGACCTTTCTGGTTGTTTTCGTGGAACGTGGCCAGCGCAAGATTCTGGTCAATTACGCGAAGCGCCAGGTGGGGAACAAGGTGTATGGCGGGACCAGCTCGCACCTGCCCCTGAAGCTGAACATGTCTGGCGTGATTCCGCCGATCTTCGCGTCGTCGATCATCCTGCTGCCCACCACCCTGGTCAGCTGGTTTGCGACGGGTGACAGCATGCGCTGGTTGAAGGACATCTCGGACGAACTTCGTCCTGGCCGTCCCATCTACGTGATGCTGTACTCCGCTGCGATCGTCTTCTTCTGCTTCTTCTACACGGCCCTGGTGTTCAACAGCCGTGAGACCGCAGACAACCTGAAGAAGAGCGGCGCGTTCATCCCCGGTATCCGTCCAGGTGACCAGACGGCTCGGCACATTGACAAGATCCTGTCCCGGCTGACGCTGGCAGGTGCGGTGTACATCACCGGCGTGTGCTTGCTGCCTGAGTTCCTGACCCTGAAATACAACGTACCGTTCTATTTTGGTGGTACCTCGCTGCTGATCATCGTGGTCGTCACGATGGATTTCTGGGCCCAGGTCCAGTCCTACGTGATGAGCCAGCAGTACGAGTCGCTGCTCAAGAAGGCAAGTTTCAAAGCCAACTGA
- the rpmD gene encoding 50S ribosomal protein L30, with amino-acid sequence MSDKKTLTVKLVRSPIGCRASHRATVTGLGLRKLNSTRTLEDTPAVRGMINKIAYLVQVL; translated from the coding sequence ATGTCTGACAAGAAAACTCTGACGGTCAAGCTGGTTCGCAGCCCTATCGGTTGCCGTGCCTCCCACCGTGCTACCGTGACTGGCCTGGGCCTTCGCAAGCTCAACAGCACTCGCACGCTGGAAGACACGCCCGCAGTGCGCGGCATGATCAACAAGATCGCCTACCTCGTGCAGGTGCTGTAA